ttgcaataacgtaaacgaaaaacgaataaacttgtttgattactcgtttacgttattgccgccgATACATGTAGTatagatgcactgcctactttattgtataccaaaaagcgcaactaaattttactgctgaaatattttttgctgggactgcTGTGCGTGGGCTGGGACCATGCCCACGTATAGCAGTGCTTGTATGACATGAATTTTATTGAGGGTTTCAGAaggttttaatacatttttcttcgtcgttgaaaaatttctaatacatcgAATCTAACCTATCACTAAGTTTCAAGATTTTATGTTCTGGGActtcgaaaatatttttgtgtcctTTAAACCATGATTGGCGTTTGgaacttttaaaatatatagaaagaTTTCGTTGTAGTTGTTCGATGTCATCTGGTATGTATTTTAATGTGGACTTGTTAACTAAATTCATAGAATGTAAAATGATCCAATAACCATCGCCTTTCTGGACTATATGGATTTATTTAGGATTTTATTCTTTAACATGATTGCTACACCAAATTTTTCCAACCTCACAACCTGCTTAACATTTCTTTTgtcactccaccataggatggggggtatattaactttgtcattccgtttgtaacacatcgaaatattgctctaagaccccataaagtatatatattgtgggtcgtggtgaaattctgagtcgatctaagcatgtccgtccgtccgtctgttgaaatcacgctaacttccgaacgaaacaagctatcgacttcaaacttggcacaagtagttgttattgatgtaagtcagatggtattgcaaatgggccacttttacgtatagcccccatataaacctatccccagatttggcttgcggagcctctaagagtagcatatttcgtccgatctggctgaaatttgttacatggtgtaaatatatggtctctaacaaccgtgcaaaaattgatccatatcggtccataattatatatagcccccatataaacctatccccagatttgtcctccggagcctcttggaggagcaaaattcatccgatccggttgaaatttggaacgcggtgttagtatgtggtctctaacaaacacgcaaaaattggtccatatcggtaaataattatatatagcccccatataaatcgatccccagatttgatgcaaaaatgggtccatatcggtccataattatatatatgtcaaattttatttttatagaaaattttggcaaaattttatttctatagaaaatgttttcaaaattttaattctatagagaatgttgtcaaaattttaattctatttaaattttgtcaaaattttatttccatagaaaattttgtgaaaattttatttccatagaaaattttgtcaaaattttatttctatagaaattcaaaattttatttctgtagaaaattttgtcaaaattttatttctataggaaattttgtccaaattttacttctatagaaaatattgtcaaaattttattttgtcaaaattatatttctatagaaacttttgttaaacttttatttctatggaaaattttgtcaaacttaattatatacgtatttaatcggcgtatatagtttaatatataccacgtatggactaccttgcaatttagaagacggtgttaggaaattttaagataccttgccatcggcaagtgttactgcaatccaagtaattcgattgtggatgacagtcttcaacagaagtttcttcgcaatccagggtggagggtacataagcttcggcctggccgaacttacggccgtatatacttgttagccttaaattttgtcactttaatgagaaaaaaactaaaaatgagCCAGaaagggcaaaaaaaaaataaaaagagacaaaataaaaaagagtCAAAAAATGGACAACAGCTCAAAAAAGAGTCAATTTGGCTTTTTAGAGGCCAGTAACTGTAACGCTACTGGATATGTAAATTTCATCTGATgcagttggaatttggtacgtggtgtcaataTGTGGCTTTTATCCACTATgcgaaaatttgtccatataggtccataattatatttagcccccatataaaccgatacccagattttacttcttggacgtcctagataagcaaatttcatctgatccggctaaaatttggttttaatcacgcaaagattggtccatatcggttcataattgtatatagctctttAATTACCGCAAAAACTGGTtcctatcggttcataattatttatagactccatagggactaacttacaatttagaagacaatgtaaagaaaattaaacatACTTTACAAGTGTAAATACAAGCAGGGCTGCcagttttgccgatttatcggcattttgacgattttttactcacaaaatgggtaatttcgattttttctgatttcaacgaTACTAACacctttctttagacaattagtTTAGGGATTTAAAGTTTTTacgttttgaagaaatttttgaaaatatgaaaataaaattgaaaaatgttgggaaaattttcggaaacaaAACGTGGAGTACTTTGGTTtttcgagttttgtcaaaattcgtacaaataatcatgattcttctacaacccacagcaaacgtagaaatttttaagcaaaaaactaaaattagatgatagctggagaataattcattggatggaatattctgttcaaaaaataacctaaaatgaaataactcatgttgttttaataccaaaattgataatgatttactcagaatgtgcaatagaaacttttactacccagcaaaaaaagcgtcgccaaaaaagtaatgaaaatgttctttttggatgttGGATTACactcaaaagaaaataaaacggaTAACGAATAACGGCCATCGCAAAGCACAACAAAGTTTTTTGttaagaacccagcaaaaaagcatcgtcaaaaaagtagtgaaaatgtactttttgaatccggaagtggtgcaaaattggcgcagaagcaatgaatttaacatgggcttgtcataggacggaagtcctccatttcaacagtcggtgcactgaatttgcatcacttcgttggatgtgatccgaattcaatgttttggatgtaaattaaaaaattctgtgatattttgtcaaataaataatttttatatttttttataatttttaatggactcGAACGTTTGTCTGAaacttttgacctcaaatattttcaaaaattcacacttttctcagattggatttaacaaaaatttcgacaaaatttatgtaatttgtaccattttatgaattcttactccgttttaacctatttgaaacaaaaacaagtatatacgaccgtaagttcggccaggccgaatcttatgtaccctccaccatggattgcgtaggaacttctactaaaggctgtcatccacaatcgaattacttgggttgcgataacacttgccgatggcaaggtatagtaaaactttttaacactgtcttctaaattgtaagttagtccataaggggtatatattaaacaaaaaaaggccgattaaatacgtatataattaagtttgacaaaattttctatagaaataaaattttgacaaaattttctatagaaataaaaacttgacaaaattttctatagaaatacaatgttgacaaaattttctatggaagtaaaatgttgacaaaattttctatagcaataaaattttgacaaaattttctatagaaataaaatgttgacaaaattttctatagaaataaaatgttgacaaaatgttctatagaaataaaatgttgacaaaattgtctatagaactaaaatgttgacaaaattttctacagaaataaattttttacaaaattttctatagaaataaaattttgacaaaattttctatggaaataaaatgttgacaaacattgctatagaaataaactttttacaaaactttctatagaaatgaaattttgacaaaactttctatagtaataaaatttgacaatttttacatggctgttagaggccatatactaacgaaatgtaccaaatttcaaccgcatcggatgacttttgctcctccaagaggctccggaggtcaaatctggggatcggtttatatgggagctatatataattatggaccgatatggaccaatttttgcatggttgttagagaccatatactaacaccacgtactaaatttcaattggatcggatgaattttgctcatccaagaggctccagagttcaaatctggggatcggtttatatgggagctatatataattatggaccgatatggaccaatttttgcatgcttgttagagaccgtatactaacatcaggtacccaatttcaaacggatcggatgaattttgcccctccaagaggctccggaggtcaaatctggggatcggtttatatgggagctatatataattatggaccgatatggaccagtttttgcatgtttgttagagaccatatactaataccacgtaccaaatttcaatcgggtaggatgaagtttgctcctccaagaggctccggaggtcaaatctggggatcggtttatatgggagctatatatatttatggaccgatatggaccaatttttgcatggttgttagagaccgtatactaacatcaggtaccaaatttcaaccggatcggatgaattttgcccctccaagaggcttcggaggtcaaatctggggatcggtttatacgggggctatatataattatggaccgatatggaccaatttttgcatggttgttagagaccgtatacttagaccacgtaccaaatttcaaccggatcggatgaattttgctgctccggaaggctccgcaagccaaatttggggatcggtttatatgggggctatacgtaaacgtgggccgatatggcccattttcaataccatccgacctacatcaataacaactacttgtgccaagtttcaagtcgatagctagtttcgttcggaagttagcgtgatttccacagacggacggacagccggacagacggacagacggacggacggacggacatgcttagatcgactcagaatttcaccacgacccagaatatatatactatatttcgatgtgttacaaacggaatgacaaagttaatatacccccatcctatggtggagggtataataaaattatccATGTTTTATTTtcgctgaaacaaataaaaatgtcaactgacatatattgttttaacataattaaaacaatattttatgaatatctatagtatttgaccaaaaatctgaatatttgtcGAATTGagacataacagcaaacaaaatgtttgctgatcgtatttaggagcttgtaagtatattacagtgcaaaaatttataacctaaaaattttataatttgttgttcattaggtcctgaagtacaaaaatataacagcagacatcgactgctgtttttagcagacttttttctatgagtgtataaaaaataatcacaTTTAGACATTATCGTATCTATCGGAAACACCATAAATAATCACCTGTTTTGGGAAAACATGggactttttatttaatttcaaaatatataataaataaaataaaaataaataaataatttttaaataaaaatgttactcaattaataacaatattttagaaaattagtttttctttatacaaaaattacgaattagtttttgtttaacctgaaaatgatttttatggtaatgttatttgtatacaaaactggtttctttatatattttttaattgaaatgcatagttgtgtacattaattttctgttttgtagccgattatgacgatttttatcaaaaaaagttacgattttctttaaattttattggcagccctgaacACAAGCTAAGTaacataattcgattgtgaatggcagCCTTTAGCAGAACTTTCAGCGCACTCCGTGAGggaatataagattcggcctggccgaacttacggcagtatatacttgttactctGGTTTTTTGTCTTATATCCCGTTAAGTTTCATTAGAACAAAATTGTTTCCACGACGCTACGCTGGACGCTGGTAATGAACATGTCGGCCATGACCCGGGTAAAATAATAAGCAAAATACAAATTGCAAtttcgtttttctaaaatttcgttccggagcaaagtatttttttctttgtgtgtattctGGAATTTTTTCATACTGTCTCAATTTCACTTTATGCtaatttcaagcatataaacCTATAATATAGTTCTATATTTTTGCGATAACCGGTTTAAGAGAGCCTTCCATTGACTTGACCTGATCAAACGTATTGGAAAACAGCGATAATAATTAATGACAAAATGGTCATAGAGATGTTCTTTCTAGCCTAACCGTCTAGTCGGCTATTTTTGCCATTAACTAAAACACACTACTAACCCAAATTCTTATTTATTCTAAATACAACTTGCAAATATTTCGAAAGATATTAACCAAATTTCTTATTGGTGGTTGGTGTAGATCATTTCTTATAGTTTCGTTAAAAAGTTAGGATGTGGGCTCTTCGACTTCTACTGCCGCTGAGTATGGTCATTTTTCTTCCATGCAGCAATGGTCAATTGCGGAATACTACATTAGCAATGCAGGGAATAGATGACTTGGATTATTATGATCCGGAACACTTTGATACGATCAATGGAACACGAATAGTTGGAGGCAGACCAATTGAAATTAGCCGGGTCCCTTGGCAAATTGCTCTGTATGATAGTGGTTATGCAATATGCGGAGGTTCTGTAATTAGTTTGGATTGGATTTTAACAGCTGCTCACTGCGTCTACGGTGGTGGTTCTTTTGCTATACGGGCTGGCTCTACATACAATAACAGAGGTGGTCAAATACGTTATGCGCGTTCCGTCATCATCCACTCCAGTTACAACCCAAACACACTTAACTACGATATTGCCTTGATAAGATTACAAAGGAGTTTGCAAAGAACCAGCAACGTAATGCCAATAGCTCTCCCTGTACGAAATAGACGTTTACCCAGGCGTTTTTTCGTTAGTGGTTGGGGTAGAACAACAGAAAATGGGCCAACTGCGAATCGTATTAGGGGTGTAACTCTTCATAAAATAACCCGTCGGCAATGCAAACGAAAATATGCACCTGATAACATAGCTATTAATGCTAATATGATATGTACACAAACACCCAGGAAAGATGCATGTCAAGGCGATTCCGGTGGACCATTAGTTAATGGTCGAATACAATATGGAGTTGTTTCTTTTGGTATTGGATGTGCCCGGCCAAATTATCCAGGTGTCTATACTAACACCCGTAGATTAAAAGGATGGATTCAAACTACTATACGTCGAAGAGGTGGAAGGCAACctacatttaaataatagacaaaatttagaaatgtaTGACTTTTGCTAcatcacacccagaaaaaagtaacCCCTTCTTTatgttaaaatgaactaattttgCGTATAGCACCAAAGAcatgtttatttgtttgaacgatgtgattttcgtagaaattaggcagAATGTATTCTATATATTAGTTAAGATGttgctatatttatgtaccactatactaaagaataaaaaaataactgaagtgaattcatatatggaatgattttttttattccctccaccataagatgggggtatattaactttgtcattccgtttgtaacacatcgaaatattgctctaagatcccataaagtatatatattctgggtcgaggtgaaattctgagtcgacttgagcatgtccgtccgtccgtctgttgaaatcacgctaacttccgaacgaaacaagctatcgacttgaaacttggcataagtagttgttattgatgtaggtcggatggtattgcaaatgggccatatcggaccacttttacgtatagcccccatataaactgacccccagatttggcttgcagagccccttggaggagcaaaattcatccgatccggttgaaattcggtatgtggcgttagtatatggtctataacaaccatgcaaaaattggtccatatcggaccataattatatatagcccccatattaaccgatctccagatttgacctccggagcctcttggatccgatccggttgaaatttggtatgtggtgttagaatatggtctataacaaccatgcaaaaattggtccatataggtccataattatatatagcccccatataaaccgatccccagatttgacctccggagcctcttagaggagcaaaattcatacgattcggttgaaatttggtatgtagtgtcagtatatggtatctaacaaccgagcaaaaattggtccatatcggtctataattatatatatacactgttagaaaaatatgtttttcatatgttccgatataaacaaaatgtgtttcgggcacaatttttaaacacaatatatttaagtgccaacatgtaatgttcctaaactaacactaaatgtttggcacacatatgttaatatgttaacatatattttgtttggggcatgaatgtttcataaaaataatatgttgaatgtaaacatatataaatttacacttATAACAATAACTACATTGAGAATTGCGATACATGTAAAATATTAGGAGTACATTTTGATCATAAGTATAATTTTAAGAATCATTGTATTAGTCTTAAGAAGAGTTTACAACCCCGGCTAAATATTATCAAATACTTATCGTCGCCTCGTAGTTATGTGCATACAAATAATCTTCTCAAAATCGCCCAAGCtataattctgtcaaaaatagACTATGGACTTATACTCTACAATGTTGCCCCAAAAACCGCTATGTCTGCAATCGAAAGCACTATGCATAATGCAATCAGATCCAGCCTACGTGCTTTTAGAACAACTCCAGTACA
This is a stretch of genomic DNA from Haematobia irritans isolate KBUSLIRL chromosome 4, ASM5000362v1, whole genome shotgun sequence. It encodes these proteins:
- the LOC142234918 gene encoding trypsin alpha-like — translated: MWALRLLLPLSMVIFLPCSNGQLRNTTLAMQGIDDLDYYDPEHFDTINGTRIVGGRPIEISRVPWQIALYDSGYAICGGSVISLDWILTAAHCVYGGGSFAIRAGSTYNNRGGQIRYARSVIIHSSYNPNTLNYDIALIRLQRSLQRTSNVMPIALPVRNRRLPRRFFVSGWGRTTENGPTANRIRGVTLHKITRRQCKRKYAPDNIAINANMICTQTPRKDACQGDSGGPLVNGRIQYGVVSFGIGCARPNYPGVYTNTRRLKGWIQTTIRRRGGRQPTFK